In Tachysurus vachellii isolate PV-2020 chromosome 12, HZAU_Pvac_v1, whole genome shotgun sequence, the following are encoded in one genomic region:
- the poc5 gene encoding centrosomal protein POC5, whose amino-acid sequence MSSDEGDLDSPHLPKDSDRGSSVSSELQEEYEELLRFAVVTPKYNPSNPSQLMSSSFSRDPARLEAVQDLRESSPVSEVISATCASQLEGSRPQSRISEGEEVGSRSDGGPEGRHTDSDKSGKSSPCHVIVTTEMFVSEENLNKMEDILDTWSNNLKSNVMTELRKWKIAFVEQHRLEMTKQREKHAAHIAGINAEMDSLKDLLNTYQISNQRKDEVITNLTRAVDRQRERLELMRSFTQWRHQHCAAKEEAQASKLAEQHYQLQLKKKVWAAWHSLIQRGWRERAERACRARAEEVCLQLSADYEAKLGEHIEALQKAQAEIQRLHREKERYEDSMKKAFMRGVCALNIEALSMFHTADTDRHEQDAAPSGDEPSSSSMASRPLFTASSARLSPISMETPVQPVHSRTNTDDREADQFSSQPGCSTAVSRTDALPATAVVNPALAPGGITSTGSTLRQSSLRQFPQTSVRTVTAGQQKASKTVTARITGRSELVKTGRNPGSVHVMGVVPPMSSIVVERHHPVTQVTIGQATAAKFPRSALQSHTVSSTKSSSQPRGQPSSAFHIHSVKVVD is encoded by the exons atgtCCTCAGATGAAGGGGATCTGGACAGTCCACACCTACCAAAGGATTCAGACAGGGGCAGCTCAGTGTCTTCTGAACTTCAA GAGGAGTATGAAGAACTGCTTCGCTTTGCTGTAGTCACTCCAAAGTATAATCCAAGTAACCCATCACAGCTGATGAGCAGCTCGTTTTCAAGGGATCCTGCAAGACTCGAAGCGGTTCAGG ACCTTAGAGAATCATCACCTGTAAGTGAGGTGATTTCAGCCACCTGTGCTTCACAGTTAGAAGGATCTCGACCACAGAGTCGCATTTCTGAAG ggGAAGAGGTGGGGTCAAGGTCTGATGGAGGACCAGAAGGTAGACATACTGATTCTGACAAATCTGGGAAGAGCAGTCCATGTCACGTGATCGTGACGACAGAGATGTTTGTGTCAGAGGAGAACCTGAACAAGATGGAGGACATTTTGGACACATGGAGCAACAACTTGAAG AGCAACGTGATGACGGAGCTTCGGAAATGGAAAATAGCCTTTGTGGAGCAGCACAGACTGGAGATGACAAAGCAGAGGGAAAAACATGCTGCTCATATAGCAGGCATTAATGCAGAGATGGATAGTCTCAAAGACCTGCTCAATACCTACCAGATCTCCAATCAGCGGAAAGACGAG GTGATCACGAATTTGACACGAGCAGTTGACAGGCAGCGGGAGCGGCTGGAGCTGATGAGGAGCTTCACCCAGTGGAGACACCAGCACTGTGCTGCCAAAGAGGAG GCTCAGGCGAGTAAATTGGCAGAGCAGCACTACCAACTGCAGTTGAAGAAGAAGGTGTGGGCTGCCTGGCACTCGCTTATCCAAAGAGGCTGGAGGGAGAGGGCAGAGCGGGCATGCCGTGCTCGTGCTGAGGAGGTCTGTCTGCAGCTCTCTGCTGACTATGAGGCGAAACTGGGAGAG CACATAGAGGCCCTTCAGAAAGCCCAAGCTGAAATCCAAAGGctgcacagagagaaagagcgctATGAAGACTCCATGAAGAAGGCGTTCATGCGTGGTGTCTGCGCTCTTAACATTGAGGCACTGAGCATGTTCCACACtgcagatacagacagacacgaGCAAG ATGCAGCACCCTCAGGAGACGAACCCAGTTCTAGCTCAATGGCCAGCCGTCCTCTCTTTACTGCATCTTCTGCACGTTTGAGCCCAATCAGCATGGAGACTCCAGTGCAGCCCGTCCACTCCCGCACTAATACAGACGACAGAGAAGCA GATCAGTTTAGCTCTCAGCCTGGCTGTAGTACAGCAGTCAGTAGGACAGATGCACTTCCCGCCACTGCAGTAGTTAATCCTGCTTTGGCACCTGGAGGCATCACTTCGACAGGTTCGACACTTCGACAAAGTTCCCTTCGACAG TTCCCACAGACGAGTGTACGCACAGTAACAGCTGGTCAGCAGAAAGCTTCAAAGACTGTGACTGCACGTATCACTGGACGCTCAGAACTGGTCAAGACAGGCCGTAACCCTGGCAGCGTACATGTCATGGGCGTGGTTCCACCAATGAGTTCCATCGTGGTGGAGAGACACCACCCTGTCACTCAG GTTACCATCGGTCAGGCAACAGCAGCCAAATTTCCTCGTTCTGCTCTACAGAGTCACACGGTGTCCAGCACTAAAAGCTCCAGCCAGCCCAGGGGACAGCCGTCCTCCGCATTTCACATCCACTCTGTTAAAGTAGTGGActaa